A region from the Heterodontus francisci isolate sHetFra1 unplaced genomic scaffold, sHetFra1.hap1 HAP1_SCAFFOLD_52, whole genome shotgun sequence genome encodes:
- the LOC137362414 gene encoding probable G-protein coupled receptor 139, giving the protein MSDCAKLRKFSNTLQENHESHFSTRLRLFNDTSGGKPSFSKVNLVSIVILSKGNCGFSTCTTRYLVAMSTADLLVIITEIILRRINNLYFPLNFLDLTSVCRPLSVLIRAAIDCSVWFTITFTFDRSVAICCQKLKSKYCARKTATVVLTTTGILLCLKNIPIYFRFKPRGVIDDVQWGCSNKPSYFTDTLWIGFAMFEKVLTPLLPFILILLLNTLTFRHILVTNRVRQRLRRQSKKDNHSDSEMERRRKSMILLFTISGSFIFLWLVYILYIFDDGYFLDDDSYYTFEDVAYMLRNLSCCTNTFIDVATQSEFREQLKSAVKYAVTSIIKLIHKQSN; this is encoded by the exons atgtctgattgtg caaagctcagaaaattctccaacacccttcaagagaatcatgaaagccacttcagcacgCGACTCCGGCTGTTTAACGACACTTCAGGAGGGAAGCCGTCTTTTTCAAAAG ttaatttagtgtcaattgtaatcctgtccaagggaaattgtggattctccacctgcaccactcgctacctggtggccatgtcaacggcggatctactggtcattatcactgagatcatactccggagaatcaataacctttatttcccattaaatttcttggacctcacctctgtgtgtcgccctctctctgtcctgatccgtgcagccatcgactgttccgtctggttcaccatcactttcacatttgatcgatctgtcgccatttgttgccagaagctgaaatcaaaatattgtgccaggaaaactgcgactgtggttctaacaactaccggcattctcctctgtctaaaaaatattcccatctactttagatttaaacctagagGGGTCATCGACGATGTACAATGGGGCTGCTCtaacaagccaagctattttactgacactctatggattggatttgcaatgtttgaaaaagttttaacaccattattgccattcattttaattctgttgctgaacactctgacgttcagacacattttagtgaccaatcgtgttcgtcagagactgagacgtcagagcaagaaagataatcacagtgactctgaaatggagagaagaaggaagtctatgattttactcttcaccatatctggcagtttcatatttctgtggctggtgtatattttatatatatttgatgatggttatttcttagatgatgattcttactatacctttgaagatgtcgcatatatgctgcggaatttaagttgctgtacaaacacatttatagatgtggccactcagtccgagttcagagagcagttaaagagcgcggtgaaatatgcagttacatcaattattaaattaattcacaaacaaagcaactga